TTTTTAAATATTTCTAATTAATGTAATATTGCTAATCAGTAACTAATATGGAGAAGAAATAGAAACCTTCTATTAATTGGAAATCCAAATTTCCCACGTACTCTATTTCATGATCTAATTCGAACTCCTTAATAGTGACTATAAATTAACCTAGCCACTGCATTAATTGTAATAATTCAAAGCCAAACGAAAGATAGAAACGTGCAGGAGTACTACAGAATGGATAACGGTAACCATGATGATAATCTCCTACCGGGACAAAGATTTGTCCCAATGGATGACGAACTGCTTCTTTGCTACTTGAAGCCCTTGGTGCATGGAAAGGAAGTTCCCGGCAGAGACTTCGTGGTGTTCGATTGCGACCTATACGGTGACCAAGAACCTTGGGAGATATGGAAAAAATATGAGAGCAAAAGAAAAAACGACTTGAGGAAGAACAAAGACCTCTTCTTCTTCGCCCAACAGAAGAAGAAGACTCCGAAAGACTCACGCGTAGGGCGAACCGTCGGAAACGGTGGCACTTGGAAAGAAGAGTCCGGCAAGAAGATAGTTTCGCCGGACACTAATAGAGTGATCGGCCACAAGAAAACATTCGGTTACAAAAACGAAGGATCCCCGCACGAAGGCTGTTGGATAATGCATGAGTTTGAACTTGATCCATCGCAACTCATACACAGGAAACAAGAAACAAATAATGTTCTTTGTGTACTTAGAAAGAAAAAGGACCCCGATCGCGAAACAAACAAACGGAAACAGCAGACTTCCGGGCGCAATTCTGTCCCAGATGATGGAACTAATAACCTGATTAGCAATAAGCAACAACGTCTCGATTGCGAGCCATCGACTTCCAGTGCACGACCACCGCCGGCGCCATTAGGGTTTGGTGCACTAAAAGATGAACACGAACAGTTCTGGCAGCCTCCATGCAATAGTAACCCTAATGCACAAGCATTACCATTGCCATATGCCTTTGCTGGTGAAGAAAATCGGGGACTGCAACAATTTGCTGCTGGAGATGAGCAATATTGGGGGCAGCAGCAATTTGTTGTTCCATCTGGAGGTGAAGAAAATAGGAATGCCTCTGAGATGGGGGAAAATCTGTGGCAGCATATGGCAGGTCATCAACTAGGCACCACACCTCACCCTCACACATCATCGTCGACGTATATATATGATGATGTCGATCACAACTTCTATTAGCTTTTTGTCATTGAAAAAAAAAAAGTTCTATTAGCTTTCCATCAGAGCTGGCTAGCTCCATGCTCACAGTTATATATGTATGTATATTTGATTTATTTATAATTTTGCAAGTGATTTATTTGCTTCTTCTAGCTAGTGGCGTAGCCAGAAATCTTAACTAAAAGGGTCAAATCTAAAATAGCAACGATTTATTCAGAAACAAAGCTTTAGAAACTCTAGAAACTTATCAGTTATGCAAGGAATTAATACAAAATTACTAATAAATAAAGTAATTTTTTTTTCACTCAGTTTATTATTATTTGATAAGGATTAATGTGGTTATGCTTTCGTTTGGAATAAACGATAAAATAACTATGGACTTGACCCACATGCATGGGTGGAGTTTTAAAACAATAGTCTCTTATTTCTTTGGTTGTCCCTAACAGAAGGGTCAGAATGTTAAACTATGATATGTTGGTGTTTGAAATTCAACCCATCAATGCGTTTGATCAAAAATTGAGAGAGGTCAATTGAACCCTCTCGACCCAACGTAGCTACGCCCCTGCTTCTAGCTGTACACTGCCTTAAAATTTTCTCTCTCTGGATAAATATGAAATAATAACCGGTCATCAAATAGCATCATGATTTCGTGATGTTTGCATGCTATGCAGCAGATATGTATTTTCTTTAGCATAAAGTGTGTTTTCATTAGATATGTTTCTTCCTTTATCAAATAGTGATCAGATACTAGCTAGTGTGGGTATATGGTAGAGATGAATTTGGGATAGTCGCTATTTCAATATAGGAATGGGGGGTTTTGGGAAATTATCCAAATATATATATCACATTTTCTTATCGCTGGAAATTCTATCGAAATCTAGGTGGAATAAGTTTTTATATATTTTGCAACGGTGTAATGAGGCTTTGTACACAAGTACATAACCAGTATTTCCTTAAAAACTCGGTGTAGAAGTTAGTTTGTTTTAAGGTTGAATAATTAGCTCTATCAGATGCTGGATCTTTAATTTTAGATTTGACTATATCTCAGGATTTGGTCTGGACTTGGGGTTGATGCTCCAATTCTCTCATTGAGTCCATAGTCTGAGGATGCCTCTTGTTATATATAAACTTCTCACTTTGAGATTCTTATGTTAAACTCAGATTTATTATAAACTCCAGCTACACTACTACTACCTGGCTAATAAGATGAAATGCTTTGTAACTTGTAAGTTACCATGATCAAAACCGCTCAGGTCATGGACGAGTAGTGAGGCTCACTCCTTCAATTAATGTCACCATTCTCCAATTAGATATATGAGTTTCTTATTTAGCTTGAATTGAATTGTTGGAAAATACAAATTAATTGGAAATATATGTGAGTAAAGAAAGTAACCAAGAAATAGTGAGGTTGGCAAAGAGGCGGTCGTAATTACAAGAGTTTCAAACATACTGGTTGAATTGTAAATGAATATTGTAAGAAAATTAATACCAAGTCGAAGGCGATAGAATCATAGAACTTAGTTTGAACTTTGAACTTAAGAATCCACTAATTAAACAACTAAGATTAGAACATGCAGGCGGCCTTGGCCTTTGGGTAAATCCCAAAGCACCCGATCATCGGTTTGGTAACACCAAAAGCCAAAACGACATATACCCCTTTGATCTTTTCGTAAAAACAAAGACTACCCAATTAACTTTTAGGTGCAAACCAAATTAATCCTTCACATAAGACAAAAGGAACATTAGCATATGACAAGATCAATATTGTCACAAAGGTTATTGACAAGCCTAAGTCCCATCCTCTAGGAACCCGATTATTTATTCCATGAATTCCCTACCCTTCTTCCTCTCCCTGCAATAATCCCTAACATTCTAACAACAAATATTTCTTGCTGGGTGGACTAACTGAGAGTTGGGATGCAGAGGCAAAGTCCCTGCAATGTCACAATGTGCCTCATCAGCATGAATCTGCAGTTCATGAACAGATCATCATCATCATCGATGCATTCCGACCTTCATGACATTGTTTCGTTTGTTGTTTCAATTGTCCTAACCTTGATCCAGATCAGATATCCATCGGATAATTTGTTCGACAAGCACCATAGGACCATGGTGGTTGTGATGTCAAGCCTGCTAATTTATTGCCTTGCATTTGGGGTTCTAAGCCGTAGTGACACTACTTTTGGAGATAGCACTACTGAATATAATTGGTGCTGCATTGCCATGGTGGTGTTTGGTTCGGTCTCAGTTGCTGCACTCCTGTCGCTTTTGTTTCCACACTCTAAGCCTCTGCTCTACCTTCCATGGGTGGGTCAGTTGCTTCTGGTGCTAGGCTTGCTCAGGAAACCGGCGCTGCAGTTAGTGACTAAAACCCTTTCTCCTCTAAGGATGAGGAGGTCACGACTTTTACCGGTGACTTCATCAGATGTGTCACCGCCGGTATTCAATATTGGGTACCGCTACTGGAATAACCAGCCACCGCCCATATTCAATATAGAGTCCCGTTATTAGAATGGCCGGCGGGTTTTTGTAAGGTAAATCTGTGGTGCTCCAGAACCGAGGAATACTTGAAATATAATTTGTTCCTTCTTATTAACGATAGCCATCAACTTCTAACTACTTGTTAAACAATCAAATTGTGGAACTACTTAATTCTCATCATACAAAGAGAGAAAAGACTAATATATGCTTCTCTGCTCTTTACTACCATATCAGATTAGGCACAGGATGTTACCACTGAAATATTATGCTCAGATTGAATTCTTGCTAGAAGCATCGTCTGGCCTGATATTCCCAAGGATTATATCATTTTGATATCTTTGCAGACAATTCTCTCACCAATTTAGCAGCTACCATTGCAGTCATCCCATCAACAGTATCACGCTGTGGATTGAATTCAACGACATCTGCAGCAACCACATCACCTTGGAGATTGTGCAGCATGTTGAGAACATCACGGAATGAGAGACCCCCTGGCTCGATGTGTGATACTCCTGGAGCAAAGGCAGGATCAAGGCAATCTACATCTATTGAGATATACACACCCTTCACGCCTTCCCCTAGTTTCTGTCAAACAAAATTTTCTTAATGTTTACCCTCACTATGGATAGCATGCAATCATCTCACTTTAACAGTGTGGTATCATGACGTTATCTTTGAAAGCACAAAAATTAACTGTTGATGGTACCGTATTTGACTATCTACCCAGCAGTGTTTGCAAACCTTTTGTCAAGTACATGCGTGTGTTGTGTGTTTTTCGACTCATAATTAGATGCGTACTTAAACTTGACAACATGGAGTCATAAAGAGAGAAAGAGATACCAGGTTTTCCAAAAAGTCACGATCTCTAGAAAAGGTTCGCATTTCATATTGCTCAACACCAAATTTTTTTCCTTGTTCACGCCCTTCATGGTTAATTGAGCGAATACCAACCTGAAAATTAAGCAGCCAAGTTAATTGGGTTAAATGCGAACTCTGGATATCAACTGAAGCAGGGCATGGAGGGAGAAACTATATTTGGGAAGTCACAGAAGGTGATGGAGCCACACAGGAAAAGATCTTGCCCATCCAACAAGGACAGCTACAGCCTATAGGATAGCAACAAGTTCATTGGGTAACAGGGCAGCTAAACTATATATCCTGGACCATTCACCAAACCATGGTTGAGTGAAGAAACTCGATGCAAATCTCCACCACCTTCTGTGACTTCCCAAATAGATCCTAGGAGATGGGAACAAAAAGGGCAATATGGCTGAGAAGTTCACAAACTTTCCCGTAAGTGTTGCAAACCCCAATCAGGTGCAACTGTACACACACCTAGCCAGGTTCGGTAAAACAAAATAAGATATCACAAAATTGTGAATGATCTCCTTCCAATCAGTTGATTTTTGGTTCCTTGAGCATTTCACTAAATAGTGGGAATGTAAGTTTAGAGGTCTATACACACAATCTATTCAGATAAGAATGTACCTGCAGAAGTCGGCGAGCATAACCTCCCTCCATAATTCGAGCAAAAGAAGATGCATGTGAGTATTTATTACCTTCAAAGGCATGATAAATATCAGGATGCGCATCAAGATGAAGAACATCCACAGGTCCCCCAAGCTTCTCGGAGACAGCTCTTACAACAGGATAGGAAATTGAGTGGTCGCCACCTAATACTAGTGGCCGCAGTGGAGCCTGAAATGGCAAAATAAAAATATTCATCTAATAACACCAAAAGGTAGCAGGTATATTCAATATATTGAAAAAGAACATCACAATTATAAGTGAAGTACTCTAAGATCTTAAAAGTGAGTTTTAAGTACTTTTAATTCATTTAAATGATCTCATTTTCTACAGTACAAATAGGATTTTCTATAGAGATCTGGAGAAGTTTGAACTAAACCAGTTCAGTCTCAGTTAAAAAGAGAAAGATAGGCATCCAGTGATGATGTAACCGATAGTTTGTACGGCCCTGAACTGAATGGTATCATTTATACTGCAGAGATGACATGATAAAAGCATACTTCAAAGCATGAACCTGAATGGCATAGTGTATAAGTGTTTGAAACTTTGAACTGTGCTAAGCCAGCTTCAAAGAACGTTCTAATTAAAAAGGCTCAGCTTCGAAGTATAAGAAAATTGCAAGCAATTGCATCATGTGAAAAAAGAAATACGGACATATTTATACTTCAACCAATTGCACTCATCACAGTTCAACATAATTAAAATAAAGCACTTTAGGAACATAAAGTTATACTTATGGACAGCTACACAAAGAGAAGACGATGGGGAGCTAGTAAAATTGGCATAGCTGGTTGCAGAGTTATCAAGCTAGTAGAAAATAACATTCACCTCTACTAAAACAGAGAAGAGCATGATTGGTGAGATATAATCATATGCCTCTCTGCTAGTATGTGAAAATAACAGACGACGAGTAGTAGCTACACTATTGAGTGAACTTGGCATGATGATTTTAAGCACACCACTCAATTTCAATTCCCCCCAAGAGTTAAGTTCAGATACTAGCAACAACTG
Above is a window of Fragaria vesca subsp. vesca linkage group LG7, FraVesHawaii_1.0, whole genome shotgun sequence DNA encoding:
- the LOC101298933 gene encoding arginase-like; the protein is MSVIRRRGIHYLQKLNSPNVPTDLIHKGQNRVIDASLTLIRERAKLKGELVRALGGAVASSSLLGVPLGHNSSFLQGPAFAPPRIREAIWCGSTNSTTEEGKELKDPRVLTDVGDVPVQEIRDCGVDDDRLMNVISESVKLVMEEAPLRPLVLGGDHSISYPVVRAVSEKLGGPVDVLHLDAHPDIYHAFEGNKYSHASSFARIMEGGYARRLLQVGIRSINHEGREQGKKFGVEQYEMRTFSRDRDFLENLKLGEGVKGVYISIDVDCLDPAFAPGVSHIEPGGLSFRDVLNMLHNLQGDVVAADVVEFNPQRDTVDGMTAMVAAKLVRELSAKISK